In Mixophyes fleayi isolate aMixFle1 chromosome 11, aMixFle1.hap1, whole genome shotgun sequence, one DNA window encodes the following:
- the KDELR1 gene encoding ER lumen protein-retaining receptor 1 — MNIFRFLGDISHLSAIIILLLKIWKTRSCAGISGKSQILFAIVFTSRYLDLFTNFISFYNTSMKLVYVASSYATVWMIYSKFKATYDGNHDTFRVEFLIVPTAILAFLVNHDFTPLEILWTFSIYLESVAILPQLFMVSKTGEAETITSHYLFALGIYRTLYLFNWIWRYQFEGFFDLIAIVAGLVQTILYCDFFYLYITKVLKGKKLSLPA; from the exons ATGAACATCTTTAGGTTTTTGGGAGACATTTCCCATCTATCCGCAATCATCATTCTGCTGCTGAAGATCTGGAAAACCAGGTCCTGCGCTG GTATCTCTGGGAAGAGTCAGATCCTCTTTGCAATTGTGTTCACCTCTCGATATCTAGACCTGTTCACAAACTTTATCTCCTTCTACAATACCTCCATGAAG CTCGTGTATGTTGCAAGTTCTTATGCCACAGTGTGGATGATCTACAGCAAATTCAAAGCTACTTACGATGGTAACCATGACACCTTCCGCGTGGAGTTCCTTATTGTCCCTACAGCTATTTTGGCTTTTCTTGTCAACCATGATTTTACTCCTCTAGAG attttaTGGACATTTTCCATTTACCTAGAGTCTGTTGCAATTTTGCCACAACTGTTCATGGTCAGCAAAACTGGGGAAGCAGAGACCATTACTAGCCATTATCTATTTGCTTTGGGAATCTACCGTACCCTGTATCTTTTCAATTGGATTTGGCGTTACCAGTTTGAGGGATTTTTTGATCTCATTGCAATTGTTGCCGGACTCGTACAAACCATCTTGTACTGTGACTTCTTTTATCTATACATTACCAAAG ttCTAAAGGGAAAGAAGCTCAGCTTACCAGCATGA